The following proteins are encoded in a genomic region of Clarias gariepinus isolate MV-2021 ecotype Netherlands chromosome 12, CGAR_prim_01v2, whole genome shotgun sequence:
- the slc26a4 gene encoding pendrin, producing MDSQNQYNVSRPIYSTRAFEHVHERQAREKKSFKEKLKDCFSSPLKSIMRIIKKFFPILDWLPKYQLRPWLPGDIVAGITVGMVCALQGLAYSLLVNVPPVNGLYAAFFPILSYFVLGTSRHLSVGPFPVTCLMMGAQVLNLAPDQLFMVPGNGTGVNGTAPMVVNTTARDAARVSISISMTVLIGLFQLGMGVVQLGYLVRYLSDPLVGGFTTAAAVQVVISQLKLIFNVPTGNYNDVLANFYTVGDIFKNIKKTNIVDLIAGVLTIIVVMLVKEFNTRFQKQLPVPIPIEVFVTIIDAGVSYALNLNANYGSGIVANVPRGFIPPRSPDVTIFSSLVGSSFATAVVSYAIAISVAKVYAAKHDLVVDGNQELIAFGISNIFCGSFSGFVATTALSRTAIVESTGGKTQIAGIISALIVLIVIVALGPLLQPLQKAVLGAIVVANLKGMFMQVHDIPILWRKNKADCFIWVFTFAACIFLGLDIGLLAGVVFELITVVLRTQFPTCSALGNIPNTDIYKNMKDYKHVLSCPGTKIFKCNAPIYFANIEYLRDRLKKTMGFDAVQVFRKRNKALKKIHGLIKKGKLKVTQNGLVSVDPTMSNGGVINEAFESEEQVEPRQKGKKEAVEVQVDWAAALPVKVNVPNVDIHSLVMDFTAVSFVDVMAAKSLKLIIKEFIRIGVNVYIAGCDDELIMKMEAMGFFDQMVHRGMLFLTVHDAILYIKIETGSDITDDPMMDKISQLQDDKEPFIDDEDLIETYDNQRRAIHGLSG from the exons ATGGACAGCCAGAACCAATATAATGTATCTCGGCCGATCTACTCTACACGTGCCTTTGAACATGTTCATGAAAGGCAAGCCAGAGAAAAGAAGAGCTTCAAAGAAAAGCTAAAAGATTGCTTCAG TTCCCCTCTTAAATCAATCATGCGAATTATTAAGAAGTTTTTCCCAATTCTTGATTGGCTCCCAAAATATCAACTCAGACCATGGCTTCCTGGCGACATCGTAGCAGGAATCACTGTGGGAATGGTGTGTGCTCTGCAAG GACTGGCCTACTCACTGCTGGTTAATGTACCTCCTGTAAATGGACTTTATGCTGCTTTCTTTCCAATCCTCTCCTACTTTGTTTTGGGCACCTCTAGACATCTATCTGTAG GCCCATTTCCAGTAACTTGCCTGATGATGGGAGCACAGGTGTTGAATCTTGCTCCTGATCAACTGTTCATGGTGCCAGGGAATGGGACAGGTGTGAATGGAACAGCTCCAATGGTGGTCAATACGACTGCTAGAGATGCAGCAAGAGTGTCAATAAGCATCTCCATGACTGTGCTGATTGGACTGTTTCAG CTGGGGATGGGTGTGGTCCAGTTGGGTTACTTGGTGCGTTATCTATCCGACCCACTGGTAGGAGGCTTCACCACAGCAGCAGCTGTACAAGTGGTAATCTCTCAGCTCAAATTGATTTTTAATGTTCCCACTGGAAACTACAATGATGTCCTGGCAAACTTTTAT ACAGTTGGggacatatttaaaaacattaagaaaaccAACATAGTTGACCTGATTGCTGGAGTACTAACAATCATTGTGGTAATGCTTGTAAAAGAGTTCAACACCAGATTTCAGAAACAACTTCCAGTGCCTATCCCCATTGAAGTGTTTGTG ACAATAATTGATGCAGGAGTTTCTTATGCGTTAAACCTTAATGCCAATTATGGTTCTGGCATTGTGGCAAATGTCCCAAGAGG aTTTATACCACCTCGATCGCCAGACGTAACGATCTTTAGCAGTTTGGTGGGGTCAAGCTTTGCCACTGCAGTGGTGTCTTATGCTATTGCAATCTCAGTGGCTAAAGTATATGCAGCAAAACATGATCTTGTGGTTGATGGAAATcag GAATTGATAGCTTTTGGAATCAGCAACATTTTTTGTGGCAGTTTCTCAGGTTTTGTGGCCACCACTGCACTCTCACGTACAGCAATAGTGGAAAGTACTGGAGGCAAAACTCAG ATTGCAGGCATAATTTCGGCTCTGATAGTGCTTATAGTGATTGTGGCTCTTGGGCCTTTACTTCAGCCTCTACAAAAG GCAGTGCTGGGGGCCATTGTTGTTGCCAACCTGAAAGGCATGTTTATGCAGGTGCATGATATACCTATACTATGGAGGAAGAACAAAGCTGATTGT TTTATTTGGGTGTTTACATTCGCTGCCTGCATCTTTCTGGGGCTGGATATTGGTTTGCTGGCTGGTGTAGTGTTTGAACTTATCACTGTGGTTCTCAGGACACAATT CCCAACATGTTCAGCACTTGGAAATATACCCAACACAGACATTTACAAGAATATGAAAGACTACAAACAT GTTCTCTCATGTCCCGGGACAAAGATTTTTAAGTGTAATGCACCAATATATTTTGCCAACATTGAGTACTTGAGAGACCGGCTAAAGAAAACA ATGGGATTTGATGCAGTGCAAGTGTTtaggaaaagaaacaaagcatTAAAGAAGATTCATGGTCTAATCAAGAAGGGGAAACTTAAAGTTAcacag AATGGCCTGGTGTCTGTGGACCCAACTATGAGCAATGGTGGAGTGATCAATGAGGCGTTTGAGAGTGAAGAGCAGGTAGAACCACGccagaaagggaaaaaagaagctGTAGAGGTACAAGTGGACTGGGCAGCAGCACTGCCTGTCAAGGTCAATGTCCCCAATGTCGACATCCACAGCTTGGTGATGGACTTCACTGCTGTCTCCTTTGTGGATGTGATGGCTGCAAAGTCCCTCAAACTG attatAAAGGAATTCATACGCATTGGAGTAAACGTATATATAGCTGGCTGTGATG ATGAGCTTATCATGAAGATGGAAGCCATGGGCTTCTTTGATCAAATGGTGCACAGAGGTATGCTCTTCCTCACCGTCCATGATGCTATTCTCTACATCAAGATTGAAACTGGTAGTGATATCACAGATGACCCGATGATGGACAAG ATCTCACAGTTGCAAGATGACAAAGAACCTTTCATTGATGATGAAGACCTGATTGAGACATATGACAACCAGCGCAGG GCTATCCATGGGCTCTCAGGCTAA